Within bacterium, the genomic segment TGCATTTTTCATGGCGAACTATCTAGTGATCCTGTCCGCGGCGTCCCGCTTGAATATCCGCCAGGCCGTTGCCGCGTCGTTTGCCACGGCGGGGATCATCGTGCTTCTCTGGATCCGGACGACGGGACGAGTCACCCTGATCACCCCGGGGTTCGAGGTCGGGACGTTCATCTCGGGCGGCTTCCTCTTGGCGCTGATCCTTGGGGTGCTCACCCAGGAGAAGCGGTGGATCGCCGTCCTCTACCAGACCCAAGCGCGGCGCACCGCGGAACTCGAAACCCTGCATCGCCTGGGCGAGCACCTGCGGGCCGCCAGGAGCACCGACGACATGTTCTCGGTCGTCACCGCGGAAGCGATGCGGGTGACGGGCTCGGACCACGCGGCCCTCCTCCTCCCCGACCCCGACCGCAGGATCTTCACCCGCGTCAGCGTCTCGGGACTGCTCCCCGACCTGGAGGGGGGGACGCTCCCCTATCCCAACTCGATCGCCGCCCGGGTCATGGATTCGCAAACCCCGATCCGCGCCGAGGAGGGAACCACCGAGGCCGCCCCGTCCGAGGGCGGCGATCGCCGCGACCCGGAACGCGTCCTCGGCCCCACCGTCTACGCCCCCGTGGGCACGGCCGAGGGCCAGGTCGGCGTGCTGGTCACCGCCCGCAGGCGCAGCCCCGGGGGGCGCCCGTTCGGCGATGAGGAGGTCCGCCTGCTGGGGGGGATCGCGGAGATTGCCGCA encodes:
- a CDS encoding HD domain-containing phosphohydrolase; the encoded protein is MANYLVILSAASRLNIRQAVAASFATAGIIVLLWIRTTGRVTLITPGFEVGTFISGGFLLALILGVLTQEKRWIAVLYQTQARRTAELETLHRLGEHLRAARSTDDMFSVVTAEAMRVTGSDHAALLLPDPDRRIFTRVSVSGLLPDLEGGTLPYPNSIAARVMDSQTPIRAEEGTTEAAPSEGGDRRDPERVLGPTVYAPVGTAEGQVGVLVTARRRSPGGRPFGDEEVRLLGGIAEIAASSIQRARLHQDLEEAYIQMVLSLAAAVDARDTYAADHGERLSRLAEAVARAMGCPEREIQDIRRAGQLHDIGKIGIPDSILHKAESLSTDEWSVMRQHPAIGSDILKPLVRMQPVAALIRHHQESWDGTGYPDGLQGEEIPLGARILAVVDAYSAMTDDRPFKRARLHEDAIREIQRHAGKQFDPQVVHAFCRVIPELRPRTLGSHRDVRET